One stretch of Toxoplasma gondii ME49 chromosome XI, whole genome shotgun sequence DNA includes these proteins:
- a CDS encoding IgA-specific metalloendopeptidase (encoded by transcript TGME49_309160~Signal peptide predicted by SignalP 2.0 HMM (probability 0.961) with cleavage site probability 0.354 at residue 22) gives MTQRAILLGLALVSALALHAAAINSTEPAPYEDAFEVLGRTDQPTASQGQPQPSDEDQNRDVAESLEAKDDPAKTNFSLRGSSGRPVNEQEGLEKNTHLTKTVGQTSSLTEETVSSESSSFTEEPFSDLDDEAALQALSDFFNRLASQATTSPLAPETTTDSDEQAVFDPQEQAPQENVAPEPQEEVAATTEEENVAPEPQEEVAATSEEESVEPEQQQHQTPEENVAPEPQEEVAATTEEENVAPEPQEEVAATSEEENVEPEQQQQTPEENVAPEPQEEVAAPTEEENVAPEPQEEVAATTEEENVAPEPQEEVAATSEEENVAPEPQEEVAATTEEENVAHEPQEEVAAPTEEEHVAPEPQEEVAAPTEEENVAPEPQEEVAATTEEESVEPEQQQQTPEENVAPEPQEEVAAPTEEENVAPEPQEEVAATTEEENVAPEPQEEVAATTEEESVEPEQQQQTPEENVAPEPQEEVAATTEEENVAPEPQEEVAATTEEENVEPEQQQQTPEENVAPEPQEEVAATTEEENVAPEPQEEVAATTEEENVEPEQQQQTPEENAAPEPQEEVAATTEEENVAPEPQEEVAATTEEESVEPEQQQQQTPEENAAPEPQEEVAATTEEENVAPEPQEEVAATTEEENVAPEPQEEVAATTEEESVEPEQQQQTPEENAAPEPQEEVAATTEEENVAPEPQEEVAATTEEESVEPEQQQQQTPEENVAPEPQEEVAATTEEENVEPEQQQQTPEENVAPEPQEEVAATTEEENVAPEPQEEVAAPTEEEHVAHEPQEEVAAPTEEENVAPEPQEEVAATTEDEGAPTGEQVLEGEGQSREEEETPVSEEV, from the coding sequence ATGACACAACGAGCAATTCTCCTGGGACTGGCACTCGTGTCGGCCCTCGCACTCCACGCCGCTGCCATCAACTCCACAGAGCCGGCGCCCTACGAGGATGCATTTGAAGTCCTCGGACGCACGGATCAGCCTACTGCCAGTCAGGGACAGCCTCAACCCAGCGATGAAGATCAGAACCGAGATGTCGCGGAATCTCTCGAAGCAAAAGACGACCCAGCCAAGACCAACTTCTCACTTCGTGGCTCAAGCGGGAGGCCCGTCAACGAACAGGAAGGTCTGGAGAAGAACACACACCTGACAAAAACTGTCGGGCAAACCAGCTCTCTAACTGAGGAAACCGTCTCCAGTGAATCCTCCTCCTTTACAGAGGAGCCATTTTCCGATTTAGACGACGAAGCCGCACTGCAGGCTCTCAGCGACTTCTTCAACAGACTTGCATCTCAAGCTACGACTTCCCCTCTCGCCCCAGAGACCACCACAGACTCTGATGAGCAGGCCGTTTTCGATCCCCAGGAGCAGGCCCCGCAGGAGAACGTCGCTCCTGAGCCTCAGGAGGAGGTAGCCGCCACcaccgaggaggagaacgtcgCTCCTGAGCCTCAGGAGGAGGTAGCCGCCACCAGCGAGGAGGAGTCCGTCGAGCctgagcagcagcagcaccaGACCCCGGAAGAGAACGTCGCTCCTGAACCTCAGGAGGAGGTAGCCGCCACcaccgaggaggagaacgtcgCTCCTGAGCCTCAGGAGGAGGTAGCCGCCAccagcgaggaggagaacgtcgagcctgagcagcagcagcagaccCCGGAGGAGAACGTCGCTCCTGAGCCTCAGGAGGAGGTAGCCGCCCCcaccgaggaggagaacgtcgCTCCTGAGCCTCAGGAGGAGGTAGCCGCCACcaccgaggaggagaacgtcgCTCCTGAGCCTCAGGAGGAGGTAGCCGCCAccagcgaggaggagaacgtcgCTCCTGAGCCTCAGGAGGAGGTAGCCGCCACcaccgaggaggagaacgtcgCTCATGAGCCTCAGGAGGAGGTAGCCGCCCCCACCGAGGAGGAGCACGTCGCTCCTGAGCCTCAGGAGGAGGTAGCCGCCCCcaccgaggaggagaacgtcgCTCCTGAGCCTCAGGAGGAGGTAGCCGCCACCACCGAGGAGGAGTCCGTCGAGCctgagcagcagcagcagaccCCGGAGGAGAACGTCGCTCCTGAGCCTCAGGAGGAGGTAGCCGCCCCcaccgaggaggagaacgtcgCTCCTGAGCCTCAGGAGGAGGTAGCCGCCACcaccgaggaggagaacgtcgCTCCTGAGCCTCAGGAGGAGGTAGCCGCCACCACCGAGGAGGAGTCCGTCGAGCctgagcagcagcagcagaccCCGGAGGAGAACGTCGCTCCTGAACCTCAGGAGGAGGTAGCCGCCACcaccgaggaggagaacgtcgCTCCTGAGCCTCAGGAGGAGGTAGCCGCCACcaccgaggaggagaacgtcgagcctgagcagcagcagcagaccCCGGAGGAGAACGTCGCTCCTGAGCCTCAGGAGGAGGTAGCCGCCACcaccgaggaggagaacgtcgCTCCTGAGCCTCAGGAGGAGGTAGCCGCCACcaccgaggaggagaacgtcgagcctgagcagcagcagcagaccCCGGAGGAGAACGCCGCTCCTGAGCCTCAGGAGGAGGTAGCCGCCACcaccgaggaggagaacgtcgCTCCTGAGCCTCAGGAGGAGGTAGCCGCCACCACCGAGGAGGAGTCCGTCGAGCctgagcagcagcagcagcagaccCCGGAGGAGAACGCCGCTCCTGAGCCTCAGGAGGAGGTAGCCGCCACcaccgaggaggagaacgtcgCTCCTGAGCCTCAGGAGGAGGTAGCCGCCACcaccgaggaggagaacgtcgCTCCTGAGCCTCAGGAGGAGGTAGCCGCCACCACCGAGGAGGAGTCCGTCGAGCctgagcagcagcagcagaccCCGGAGGAGAACGCCGCTCCTGAGCCTCAGGAGGAGGTAGCCGCCACcaccgaggaggagaacgtcgCTCCTGAGCCTCAGGAGGAGGTAGCCGCCACCACCGAGGAGGAGTCCGTCGAGCctgagcagcagcagcagcagaccCCGGAGGAGAACGTCGCTCCTGAGCCTCAGGAGGAGGTAGCCGCCACcaccgaggaggagaacgtcgagcctgagcagcagcagcagaccCCGGAGGAGAACGTCGCTCCTGAGCCTCAGGAGGAGGTAGCCGCCACcaccgaggaggagaacgtcgCTCCTGAGCCTCAGGAGGAGGTAGCCGCCCCCACCGAGGAGGAGCACGTCGCTCATGAGCCTCAGGAGGAGGTAGCCGCCCCcaccgaggaggagaacgtcgCTCCTGAGCCTCAGGAGGAGGTAGCTGCCACCACGGAGGACGAGGGAGCGCCGACTGGTGAGCAAGTTCTTGAAGGTGAGGGGCAGAGccgagaggaggaagagactccTGTTTCTGAGGAGGTCTAA